A genomic stretch from Dissulfurispira thermophila includes:
- a CDS encoding TusE/DsrC/DsvC family sulfur relay protein codes for MPIIEYGSLKINVDDEGYLVNFDDWNEQVACALAEREGIEELTKERIDILKFVRDYYKKYNYFPILNAVCRNVHQPKNCVNEQFMDPLTAWKLAGLPKPDEDVINIIEYGQTPT; via the coding sequence ATGCCTATAATTGAGTATGGAAGTTTGAAAATTAATGTTGACGATGAGGGGTATCTTGTAAATTTTGATGACTGGAATGAACAGGTTGCATGTGCACTGGCAGAAAGAGAGGGAATAGAAGAACTAACAAAGGAGCGAATTGATATACTTAAATTTGTAAGGGATTATTATAAAAAATACAATTACTTCCCGATTCTCAATGCTGTGTGCAGAAATGTGCATCAGCCAAAAAACTGTGTAAATGAACAATTTATGGATCCGCTCACAGCATGGAAGCTGGCAGGTCTTCCAAAGCCTGATGAAGATGTTATAAATATCATAGAATATGGGCAGACTCCGACATAG
- a CDS encoding superoxide dismutase — translation MSYTAKDYSRLIGMEGFSETLLKNHFTLYQGYVTNTNKILDTLESMLKNGKTASPEFAELKRRLGWEFNGMRLHEYYFENLGGKGGINKEGKLAKKITEDFGSYESWEKDFKAVGTMRGIGWAVLYQDMTNGRLINFWINEHDVSHPSGCNPILIMDVFEHAFMIDYGLKKADYIEAFFKNIDCNAVESRLK, via the coding sequence ATGTCTTACACAGCAAAGGATTATTCGAGGTTGATCGGCATGGAAGGTTTCAGTGAAACCCTTTTAAAAAATCATTTTACCCTCTATCAAGGGTATGTAACAAATACCAATAAGATTTTAGATACCCTTGAGTCTATGCTGAAGAATGGGAAAACAGCCTCACCTGAATTTGCTGAATTAAAGAGAAGGCTTGGTTGGGAATTTAATGGTATGAGGCTCCATGAATACTATTTCGAAAACCTTGGTGGAAAAGGGGGAATAAATAAGGAAGGTAAACTTGCAAAAAAGATTACAGAAGACTTTGGAAGCTATGAATCGTGGGAAAAGGATTTTAAGGCAGTCGGCACAATGAGAGGAATTGGCTGGGCAGTTTTATATCAGGATATGACTAATGGAAGGCTTATAAATTTCTGGATAAACGAGCATGATGTCTCGCATCCATCTGGATGCAATCCGATATTGATAATGGATGTTTTTGAACACGCGTTCATGATAGATTATGGGCTTAAAAAGGCAGATTATATAGAGGCATTCTTCAAAAACATAGACTGCAATGCAGTAGAGTCGAGGCTTAAATAA
- a CDS encoding nitroreductase family protein: protein MDVIQAIKERRSINFFEIGKDISDDKLKELFEIANLSPSSFNLQPWKVVVVRDPERKRVLRQCAFNQPKVEEASVVLIVIADPNAMEENIDRMLDSWQGLGYMKPEMRETYRGMANNLYGSIDSLKRKIFAVKNTSLFAMNLMIAAKGLGLETHPMDGFDEECVKKEFNIPADKIIPMLIAVGYLREGVTLLPRAWRRDIKEFVRYNYY, encoded by the coding sequence ATGGATGTGATACAGGCAATCAAAGAGAGGCGGTCTATAAATTTCTTTGAGATAGGCAAAGACATTTCTGATGATAAGTTGAAAGAATTGTTTGAGATTGCAAATCTTTCGCCGTCGTCTTTTAACCTCCAGCCATGGAAGGTGGTAGTAGTAAGAGACCCTGAAAGGAAAAGGGTGTTAAGGCAGTGTGCTTTTAATCAGCCAAAGGTCGAGGAGGCATCTGTAGTATTGATTGTAATTGCTGACCCAAATGCAATGGAAGAGAATATAGACAGGATGCTTGATAGCTGGCAAGGGCTTGGATATATGAAACCAGAGATGAGAGAGACATATAGAGGTATGGCAAATAATCTTTATGGTTCGATAGATAGCTTGAAAAGAAAGATATTTGCAGTAAAAAATACCTCTCTGTTTGCAATGAATCTGATGATTGCTGCAAAAGGTCTTGGGTTAGAAACTCACCCAATGGATGGATTTGATGAGGAGTGTGTAAAAAAGGAATTCAACATACCCGCTGATAAGATAATACCAATGCTTATAGCTGTAGGCTATTTAAGGGAAGGCGTGACCCTTCTGCCGAGGGCATGGAGAAGGGACATCAAGGAATTTGTGAGATATAATTATTATTAG
- a CDS encoding ferritin family protein codes for MLSKIPIDLEKIKKEDINKEVLRAGIIAELDAINLYEQMASLVTDENIRKILLDIAKEEKTHVGEFQTMLLMIDKEQEKELEHGKEEVKEITGI; via the coding sequence ATGTTATCAAAAATCCCAATTGATCTTGAAAAGATAAAAAAGGAGGACATAAATAAGGAAGTACTCAGGGCAGGGATAATAGCTGAACTCGACGCAATAAATCTTTATGAGCAAATGGCTTCATTAGTTACTGATGAGAATATAAGAAAAATATTACTTGATATTGCTAAAGAAGAAAAGACACATGTAGGAGAGTTTCAAACTATGCTGCTGATGATTGATAAAGAACAAGAAAAAGAATTGGAGCATGGTAAAGAAGAAGTGAAAGAAATTACAGGCATTTAA